One Candidatus Peregrinibacteria bacterium DNA segment encodes these proteins:
- a CDS encoding transglycosylase SLT domain-containing protein has protein sequence MSGTETISSVEPPKTEAQKQGGEAITGKPGKPESAEPVQETEEARKAREENEKAKKAQEEADRAEAEKVLKEGLEGATSQNPVTPEGGNPEGEKEDMLRKIYEHFMKIEETEGWAAAMGSTIWYAMKLWFGYGEEEGGDEDEDEDEDEKPKEELLNSAKQKLKELQEKNPTWIEMASKAAARYDLGPKGPAIILAIMRHESRFDPKAKAETSSALGLGQFIDGTWNEFQNSLSAGDPLKDKPRTDPEAAITAMAWYCRKNTDACALNPEQSDYAARLYEAHHEGAGGAKVLTKYRQDGTEGTVPENYLGKAYPSFGAPKIESFKDYATVIENMAARVQDVATLYQTELES, from the coding sequence ATGTCTGGGACGGAAACGATCAGTTCGGTAGAACCTCCAAAAACGGAAGCTCAAAAACAGGGTGGCGAGGCGATTACAGGTAAACCAGGCAAACCTGAGAGTGCTGAACCGGTCCAGGAAACGGAGGAGGCACGGAAGGCGCGCGAGGAAAACGAGAAGGCCAAGAAAGCGCAAGAAGAAGCAGATCGTGCAGAGGCTGAGAAGGTTTTGAAGGAAGGACTGGAAGGGGCTACTTCGCAAAATCCAGTGACTCCGGAAGGAGGGAATCCAGAAGGTGAGAAAGAGGACATGCTTCGAAAAATTTATGAACATTTTATGAAGATCGAGGAAACAGAAGGCTGGGCTGCTGCTATGGGGTCCACCATCTGGTATGCCATGAAACTGTGGTTTGGGTATGGGGAAGAGGAAGGAGGCGATGAGGATGAGGATGAGGATGAGGATGAAAAACCCAAAGAGGAGCTTCTCAATTCAGCCAAGCAAAAGTTGAAAGAGTTGCAAGAGAAAAATCCCACCTGGATTGAAATGGCAAGCAAGGCGGCAGCACGTTATGACCTTGGACCCAAAGGGCCGGCCATTATTTTGGCGATTATGCGGCATGAGTCACGTTTCGACCCGAAGGCAAAGGCTGAAACGAGTTCAGCTTTGGGCCTTGGGCAGTTTATTGATGGCACATGGAATGAGTTTCAAAACAGCTTGTCTGCAGGCGACCCTCTAAAAGACAAGCCGCGGACCGATCCGGAAGCAGCGATCACGGCTATGGCCTGGTATTGTCGAAAAAATACCGATGCCTGTGCTTTGAACCCTGAACAGTCGGATTATGCAGCACGGCTTTATGAAGCTCACCATGAAGGAGCCGGGGGAGCCAAAGTTTTGACAAAATATCGCCAAGATGGCACGGAAGGTACGGTGCCTGAGAATTATTTGGGCAAGGCGTACCCTTCGTTTGGAGCGCCCAAAATAGAATCTTTTAAAGACTATGCCACTGTCATCGAAAACATGGCTGCACGAGTTCAAGATGTTGCGACTCTTTATCAAACTGAATTGGAATCTTAA
- the nadE gene encoding NAD(+) synthase, which yields MNPQNSLYTTLMQELHHYAKENQHQRIVLGLSGGLTSAVALCLAVRTFGPKNVTALLLPEMGITPHDDIDHARALAQHFGCTLHYQPINNFLVDHHFVSWDKGDEALEKLKARVRSMLIHHYAESMNAMVLGTATKSDLLLGLGTRDGEFTGELHVLGDLYKTDISELGRWIGLPEELFEKSASRNLRPNQNDEDDLSGPWAKVDEVLKKLAEGGDPESLIQKGLDPLLVHKIVRLLDQNEGGMKEVLVIDVSRLPSTQNESISKAQEAEASTLL from the coding sequence ATGAATCCGCAAAACAGCCTGTACACGACCTTGATGCAAGAGCTGCATCATTACGCCAAAGAAAATCAACATCAACGCATCGTGCTCGGCCTTTCAGGTGGACTGACCAGCGCCGTAGCCCTATGTCTAGCCGTGCGCACTTTCGGACCGAAAAATGTCACTGCCCTCCTCCTTCCCGAAATGGGCATCACTCCTCACGATGACATCGATCACGCTCGAGCCCTCGCCCAACATTTCGGCTGCACTCTGCACTACCAACCCATCAACAATTTTCTTGTGGATCATCATTTTGTGAGTTGGGATAAAGGAGACGAAGCGCTTGAGAAACTCAAAGCTCGCGTGCGCAGCATGCTCATCCATCATTATGCCGAAAGCATGAATGCCATGGTGCTCGGCACCGCCACAAAGAGCGATTTGCTGCTGGGTCTCGGCACTCGCGATGGTGAATTCACAGGTGAATTGCACGTGCTCGGCGACCTTTACAAAACCGACATTAGCGAACTCGGACGTTGGATCGGTCTACCCGAAGAGCTCTTTGAAAAATCTGCCTCTCGCAACTTGCGACCCAATCAAAACGATGAAGACGATTTGAGCGGCCCTTGGGCCAAAGTGGATGAGGTTTTAAAGAAACTCGCCGAAGGCGGAGACCCCGAATCCCTCATCCAAAAAGGATTGGATCCCTTGCTCGTGCACAAAATCGTCCGCCTACTGGACCAAAACGAAGGTGGCATGAAAGAAGTGCTCGTTATAGACGTGAGCCGCCTGCCGAGCACACAAAACGAATCCATCAGCAAAGCCCAAGAAGCCGAGGCGTCTACTTTGCTTTAG
- a CDS encoding HU family DNA-binding protein, which yields MTKGDLIDIAAREAGITKKAASQAIEAVLEAVTKSLSKGQNVTLTGFGTFRVSKRASRTGVNPRNPSLKIKIPSMTLPAFKAGKSLKDAVR from the coding sequence ATGACTAAAGGTGACCTGATCGATATTGCCGCTCGAGAAGCTGGCATCACCAAAAAGGCTGCTTCTCAAGCAATTGAAGCCGTTTTGGAAGCCGTAACCAAAAGTCTCTCTAAGGGACAAAATGTAACCCTCACTGGGTTCGGGACCTTCCGCGTTTCCAAACGTGCATCCCGCACTGGAGTGAACCCTCGCAACCCTTCCCTGAAGATCAAGATCCCATCCATGACACTGCCCGCCTTCAAGGCCGGGAAGTCCCTCAAGGATGCAGTCCGCTAA
- the smpB gene encoding SsrA-binding protein SmpB, with amino-acid sequence MQKSLVQNRRARFDYEVLERFEAGIVLKGHEVKSIKKGGAHFTGAYITVDKGEAFIKHFHVAPYEHANLEGYDPEKTRKLLLHKKEILKIAGALDTKGVTVVPLECGLVKGKIKIDIAIGRGKKQYDKRDSIKKRDLQRHIETSLRD; translated from the coding sequence ATGCAAAAAAGTCTAGTACAAAACCGACGGGCACGTTTTGATTATGAAGTCCTGGAGCGCTTTGAGGCGGGCATCGTGCTCAAAGGCCATGAAGTGAAATCCATAAAAAAAGGCGGAGCCCATTTCACAGGAGCCTACATCACAGTGGACAAAGGGGAGGCTTTCATCAAACACTTCCACGTCGCCCCTTACGAGCACGCAAATCTGGAGGGATACGACCCCGAAAAAACACGAAAACTCCTGCTTCACAAAAAAGAGATCTTAAAAATTGCTGGCGCTTTAGACACCAAGGGTGTTACGGTGGTCCCTCTGGAATGTGGCTTAGTGAAGGGCAAAATAAAGATCGATATAGCCATCGGTCGGGGTAAAAAACAATACGACAAACGCGACAGCATCAAAAAACGCGACTTGCAGCGCCACATCGAAACCTCCCTTCGCGACTAG
- the pheS gene encoding phenylalanine--tRNA ligase subunit alpha: MHDSLKLLSEKAAAALRGAKNLETLKDVERDYLGKSGELTGLLKGLKELPDEEKRLFGKAVNDLKMELEKLLAARHNDLEKAEIEASLENDWLDLTAPGEKFATGHVHPLAQVQREVESIFKEMGFSIVDGPEVESEFYNFEGLNIPAHHPARDMQDTFFIDKVQDPVEGKLVLRTQTSPNQIRAMKKYGAPLRIIVPGRVFRNEATDASHEHTFDQVEGLLIDKNISIAHLKGTLQEFLTRLFKRETKIRFRPGYFPFVEPGLEMDMSCPFCGGETGCRVCKHSGWIEFMGAGMVHPNVLKAGGVDSKEYQGWAFGFGLTRLVMMRYGIDDIRHLQSGDLRFNEQF; the protein is encoded by the coding sequence ATGCACGATTCTCTTAAGTTGCTCAGCGAAAAGGCGGCAGCGGCTCTGCGCGGAGCAAAAAACTTGGAAACACTCAAAGACGTGGAACGGGATTATTTGGGTAAAAGTGGAGAATTGACGGGCCTTCTAAAAGGCCTCAAAGAGCTGCCGGACGAAGAAAAACGCCTCTTTGGAAAAGCCGTGAACGACTTAAAAATGGAGCTCGAAAAGCTGCTGGCAGCACGGCATAATGACCTCGAAAAGGCTGAAATTGAAGCGTCTCTCGAAAACGACTGGTTGGATCTCACCGCACCCGGTGAGAAATTCGCCACTGGACATGTCCACCCGCTTGCTCAAGTGCAACGCGAAGTGGAAAGTATTTTTAAAGAAATGGGGTTCTCAATTGTAGATGGGCCCGAAGTGGAGAGTGAATTTTACAATTTTGAAGGGTTGAATATTCCAGCTCACCATCCTGCACGAGACATGCAAGACACTTTTTTCATCGACAAAGTCCAAGACCCCGTGGAGGGCAAACTTGTACTGCGCACTCAAACCTCACCGAATCAAATCCGTGCCATGAAAAAATACGGAGCACCGCTGCGCATCATTGTGCCCGGACGCGTATTCCGCAATGAAGCCACCGATGCTTCCCACGAACACACCTTTGACCAAGTGGAGGGCCTGCTCATCGACAAAAACATTTCCATTGCCCACCTCAAAGGAACTTTGCAAGAATTTTTGACGCGTCTCTTCAAGCGCGAGACCAAAATCCGCTTTCGCCCCGGCTACTTTCCCTTCGTGGAACCCGGGCTCGAAATGGACATGTCCTGTCCTTTTTGCGGCGGAGAAACAGGCTGCCGCGTCTGCAAGCACAGTGGCTGGATTGAGTTCATGGGCGCCGGAATGGTGCACCCCAACGTGCTCAAAGCGGGAGGTGTGGACTCCAAAGAGTACCAGGGTTGGGCCTTTGGTTTTGGCCTCACTCGCCTGGTGATGATGCGTTACGGCATCGACGATATTCGCCACTTGCAAAGTGGAGATTTAAGATTTAACGAACAATTTTAA
- a CDS encoding IS481 family transposase: MQRYGHGIHTKSPSASGANGGSKVSSGKGWSTREVARHTGFNQSSIVRWVEKLRGNNYGHTIPTESSRPHSHPSELSAETVQKVIEYRLKYQRCAEVIHYFLERDGYEVSLSSVKRTLKRNEMTKYSKWKKWHQYEERPRPEKPGILVQIDTIVDGPYYDRLYVYTMLDVCSRWASAMPVMKIGTHASWEFIQHSQEDMPFELKMIQTDHGSEFSKWLTKTLVANEIQHRHSRVRTPTDNAYVERFNRTIQEECLSRVPKTLEAYKKAIPDFLHYYNFERPHMGLHMLTPNEVMQSY, encoded by the coding sequence GTGCAAAGATATGGACATGGCATACACACAAAATCCCCATCTGCCTCGGGTGCGAATGGAGGCAGCAAAGTTAGTTCTGGAAAAGGCTGGAGCACACGCGAAGTGGCCAGACACACAGGTTTTAACCAAAGCAGCATTGTGCGGTGGGTGGAAAAGCTCAGAGGCAATAACTATGGCCACACCATTCCCACAGAAAGCTCACGTCCCCATTCGCACCCCAGTGAGCTTTCTGCAGAGACAGTGCAGAAAGTCATAGAGTACAGACTCAAGTACCAGCGGTGTGCAGAAGTGATTCACTATTTTCTGGAAAGAGATGGCTACGAAGTGAGTCTTTCCAGTGTGAAGAGAACACTCAAAAGGAACGAGATGACCAAATACAGCAAGTGGAAGAAGTGGCACCAGTATGAGGAAAGACCGCGGCCTGAAAAACCAGGCATATTGGTGCAAATAGACACGATTGTGGATGGGCCTTATTATGACAGACTTTATGTATACACTATGCTGGACGTGTGCAGCAGATGGGCCTCTGCTATGCCGGTGATGAAGATTGGAACCCACGCAAGTTGGGAGTTTATTCAGCACTCACAAGAAGACATGCCCTTTGAACTTAAAATGATCCAGACAGACCATGGAAGTGAGTTTTCCAAGTGGCTCACTAAAACGCTTGTAGCTAATGAAATTCAGCACAGGCATTCAAGAGTACGAACACCCACAGACAATGCCTATGTGGAGAGATTCAACAGAACCATCCAGGAGGAATGCCTCTCCCGAGTCCCAAAGACTTTAGAGGCTTACAAAAAAGCAATCCCTGACTTCCTTCACTATTACAATTTTGAACGTCCTCACATGGGTCTTCACATGCTAACTCCTAACGAAGTGATGCAAAGCTATTGA
- a CDS encoding type II toxin-antitoxin system VapC family toxin: MKADDTKKLILDTSVLLKWLINEPEDLEQANHLRALFLKGEVDIKILALTVWEVNNQLGRIYDPNAAAGLFSHFQMYKIPQAILKTSDCLMAFHIMKKCPGVSFYDASYHAVALQESAGFLTADKKYYDKAKKLGHILLLKDYH; the protein is encoded by the coding sequence ATGAAAGCAGACGATACTAAAAAGCTCATTCTCGACACATCTGTTCTTCTTAAATGGCTGATCAACGAACCGGAAGATCTTGAGCAGGCTAACCATTTAAGAGCTCTCTTCCTAAAGGGAGAAGTTGATATTAAAATACTGGCTCTTACGGTTTGGGAAGTCAACAACCAGTTGGGCAGAATTTATGATCCGAACGCTGCTGCGGGATTATTTTCACATTTTCAAATGTATAAAATACCTCAAGCAATCCTTAAAACAAGCGACTGCTTAATGGCCTTTCATATCATGAAAAAATGCCCCGGCGTTTCTTTTTACGACGCCTCTTACCATGCCGTTGCCTTACAGGAAAGTGCGGGATTCCTCACTGCAGATAAAAAATACTATGACAAAGCTAAAAAACTCGGCCATATTCTTCTGTTAAAAGATTACCATTGA
- a CDS encoding phosphomannomutase/phosphoglucomutase codes for MIHPHIFRAYDIRGIAHTPEPGNNPDLTPESIREIAKATGTYLKRRYGKHLALGYDCRLSTPELSAAFRAGLQEVGIETTVLGLVTTPMLYFAVAQLGFDGGVMITASHNPKEYNGVKIVGPKAHSICGEELQVILKMIQKQDYELTDEQLPEKTLELFPIYLENLKKIAHVERPLNIVVDAANGAASDFVRPLFEALGCHVTALFDTPDGTFPNHEANPEELANMQDLIRAVQEQKADLGLSFDGDGDRVGVVDEKGKHYSADLLLLQLARDLLKRHPGAKIVFDAKTSQVVINDIAAHGGVPLMAKTGHSFIEQKLREEGALLGGEISGHLFFAENYHGFDDAFLGAARLLELLSKSQVPFSELYKDVPVTACTPEFKSPCPDDKKFAIVQQIQKNLTQKYPCITLDGVRVNFDAQSWGAVRCSNTSPNLTLRFEAPNETRLKEIIKLMLEELEKYPEIDLWWSAPYKN; via the coding sequence ATGATTCATCCGCACATTTTTCGCGCTTACGACATTCGAGGCATCGCCCACACTCCCGAACCCGGAAATAATCCCGATTTGACCCCCGAAAGCATCCGTGAAATCGCCAAAGCCACTGGCACTTACCTGAAGCGCCGCTACGGCAAACATCTCGCCCTCGGCTACGATTGTCGCCTCAGCACCCCCGAACTCAGCGCAGCTTTCCGAGCAGGCTTGCAAGAAGTGGGCATCGAAACAACGGTACTCGGTCTCGTGACCACTCCAATGCTTTATTTCGCAGTGGCACAACTCGGCTTCGACGGCGGCGTGATGATCACCGCTAGCCACAATCCCAAGGAGTACAACGGCGTGAAAATTGTCGGGCCTAAAGCTCACTCCATCTGTGGAGAAGAACTGCAAGTGATTCTAAAAATGATCCAAAAACAGGATTACGAACTCACCGACGAGCAGCTTCCCGAAAAAACCTTGGAACTGTTCCCTATTTATCTCGAAAACCTCAAAAAAATCGCCCACGTGGAGCGCCCTTTAAACATTGTGGTGGATGCAGCCAACGGAGCTGCCAGCGACTTCGTTCGACCTCTTTTTGAAGCCCTGGGCTGTCACGTGACAGCACTCTTCGACACCCCAGACGGTACCTTTCCCAATCACGAAGCCAACCCCGAAGAATTGGCCAATATGCAAGATTTGATTCGCGCCGTACAAGAACAAAAAGCAGACCTGGGTCTCAGTTTTGACGGCGATGGAGACCGTGTGGGTGTGGTGGATGAAAAAGGCAAGCACTACAGCGCCGATCTCCTGCTTTTGCAACTGGCTCGCGACCTCTTAAAACGCCATCCCGGCGCCAAAATCGTCTTCGACGCCAAGACCTCTCAAGTAGTGATCAACGACATTGCGGCGCACGGCGGAGTGCCTCTTATGGCAAAAACTGGCCATTCTTTTATTGAACAAAAACTCCGCGAAGAAGGTGCTTTACTCGGAGGAGAAATCAGCGGCCACCTCTTTTTTGCCGAAAATTATCACGGCTTCGACGATGCTTTTTTGGGGGCCGCTCGCTTGCTGGAATTGCTGTCCAAATCTCAAGTGCCCTTCTCAGAGCTTTATAAAGACGTGCCCGTGACGGCTTGCACTCCCGAGTTCAAATCTCCTTGCCCCGACGACAAAAAATTCGCCATTGTGCAGCAAATTCAAAAAAATCTCACTCAAAAATACCCCTGCATCACCCTGGATGGGGTGCGCGTCAACTTTGACGCCCAGTCTTGGGGTGCGGTACGCTGTAGCAACACCTCCCCCAACCTCACTCTGCGCTTCGAAGCCCCGAATGAAACTCGCCTCAAAGAAATCATAAAACTCATGCTCGAAGAACTGGAGAAATATCCCGAAATAGACCTGTGGTGGAGCGCCCCTTATAAAAACTGA
- the topA gene encoding type I DNA topoisomerase, with amino-acid sequence MAAKNLVIVESPGKIQTISKVLGSDFTVMASMGHVRDLPKTKMGIDVKHNFEPSYLVSKDKKKVVDGLKTKIGPKTVVYIATDEDREGEAIGWHLVEALHLGERKDLKRIVFHEITKPAILEAVAHPRSINKKLVDAQQARRILDRLVGYELSPLLWKKIKYGLSAGRVQSVAVRLVVEREREIQAFKAQEYWSLIAELSTEKKKELFEAKLTKHKGKAIELKTEKETQAVLKDLEGAHFVVKNVEAKEVNRNPAAPFTTSTLQQEASRKLGFSVKKTMMVAQHLYEGVELDSGHEGLITYMRTDSVNLSPLALAQAKEVVAAHFGKEFALPEPRYYKGKKGAQEAHEAIRPSDLSRRPETLEKHLSKDELKLYELIWKRTLACQMAAAVLEQVGADIEAKDYIFRATGQTVKFPGFMQVYMEGHDEEEENEDGEKHLPVLTVGEKPALKRYVPEQHFTKPPARYTEASLVKKLESEGIGRPSTYAPTISTVQTRGYIQSEKKQLSPTEIGFLVNDFLVEHFPQILDYHFTVKMEDMLDQIEEGHEKWQSEIREFYEPFHELVDEKMKTIKKEDVITEKTDEICELCGKPMAVKFGRFGKFLSCTNFPECKNAKPLEGEGAQTPDPEKEKNLDELRKKFAGKKCPKCGKPMEVKTGRFGDYLACTDYPTCKGTESILKSIGVKCPECKEGELVERHTKRGGKAFYGCNRFPKCKFALWEKPSSSEHAAELKAAAEEKAEAQKD; translated from the coding sequence ATGGCTGCTAAAAATCTTGTGATTGTTGAGTCTCCTGGAAAGATTCAAACCATTTCTAAAGTATTGGGATCGGACTTCACCGTGATGGCTTCTATGGGTCATGTGAGGGACTTGCCGAAGACCAAAATGGGCATCGACGTAAAACATAATTTTGAACCTTCTTATTTGGTCAGCAAGGATAAAAAGAAAGTGGTGGACGGCTTGAAAACCAAGATTGGGCCCAAGACCGTGGTCTACATCGCAACAGACGAAGACCGCGAGGGGGAAGCCATCGGTTGGCATTTGGTGGAGGCCTTGCATTTGGGTGAACGCAAGGATTTGAAGCGCATCGTTTTTCATGAAATCACCAAGCCCGCCATTTTAGAGGCGGTGGCTCATCCTCGCAGCATCAACAAAAAACTGGTGGATGCTCAGCAGGCGCGCCGCATTTTGGACCGATTGGTGGGCTATGAACTCTCGCCTTTGCTCTGGAAGAAGATCAAGTACGGCCTTTCGGCGGGGCGAGTGCAGAGCGTGGCCGTGCGTTTGGTGGTGGAACGGGAACGCGAAATCCAAGCGTTTAAAGCGCAAGAATATTGGTCTTTGATTGCCGAACTCAGCACGGAAAAAAAGAAGGAACTGTTTGAGGCCAAGCTCACCAAGCACAAGGGCAAGGCCATTGAGCTGAAGACTGAAAAAGAAACTCAAGCGGTTTTGAAGGATTTGGAAGGAGCTCATTTTGTGGTGAAGAATGTGGAGGCTAAAGAAGTGAATCGCAATCCAGCCGCGCCTTTCACCACGTCAACTTTGCAGCAAGAAGCGTCTCGTAAGCTCGGGTTTTCGGTGAAGAAAACCATGATGGTGGCTCAGCATTTGTACGAAGGAGTGGAATTGGACAGTGGACACGAAGGGCTCATTACTTACATGCGTACGGATTCGGTGAATCTTTCTCCTCTTGCGTTGGCTCAGGCTAAAGAAGTGGTGGCCGCTCATTTTGGCAAAGAATTTGCCCTGCCTGAACCGCGTTATTACAAAGGGAAGAAAGGGGCTCAAGAGGCCCACGAAGCCATTCGTCCGTCGGATTTATCGAGAAGGCCTGAAACTTTAGAAAAGCATTTGTCTAAAGATGAACTGAAATTGTATGAACTCATTTGGAAGCGCACGCTGGCTTGCCAGATGGCGGCGGCGGTATTGGAGCAAGTGGGCGCGGATATTGAAGCCAAGGATTATATCTTCCGTGCCACGGGTCAGACGGTGAAGTTTCCGGGTTTCATGCAGGTGTATATGGAAGGACACGATGAGGAAGAAGAAAATGAAGACGGCGAAAAACATTTGCCGGTGCTCACGGTTGGTGAAAAACCCGCTTTAAAGCGTTATGTCCCCGAGCAACATTTTACAAAACCGCCGGCTCGTTACACGGAAGCGAGTCTCGTGAAAAAACTCGAATCGGAAGGCATCGGGCGACCTTCTACCTATGCTCCCACTATTTCGACGGTGCAAACGCGCGGCTACATCCAAAGCGAGAAAAAACAACTCAGTCCTACGGAGATCGGCTTTTTGGTCAACGACTTTTTGGTGGAACATTTTCCGCAAATTTTGGATTATCACTTCACGGTGAAAATGGAAGACATGCTCGATCAAATTGAGGAAGGGCATGAAAAATGGCAATCTGAAATCCGCGAATTTTATGAACCTTTTCATGAGCTTGTGGATGAGAAAATGAAAACCATCAAAAAAGAAGATGTGATCACGGAGAAAACCGATGAAATTTGTGAACTTTGTGGCAAGCCTATGGCCGTGAAATTTGGTCGTTTTGGAAAATTCCTTTCGTGTACGAATTTCCCGGAATGCAAAAATGCCAAACCTTTAGAGGGGGAGGGGGCTCAAACGCCTGACCCCGAAAAGGAGAAGAATTTGGACGAACTCCGTAAGAAATTTGCTGGCAAAAAATGCCCCAAATGTGGCAAGCCCATGGAGGTGAAAACGGGTCGTTTTGGAGATTATTTAGCTTGCACCGATTACCCCACTTGTAAGGGTACAGAAAGCATTTTGAAAAGCATCGGGGTGAAGTGTCCCGAATGCAAAGAAGGCGAACTTGTGGAACGCCACACCAAGCGGGGTGGCAAAGCTTTTTACGGCTGTAACCGTTTTCCAAAGTGTAAGTTTGCGCTTTGGGAAAAACCCAGCAGTAGCGAGCATGCTGCTGAACTCAAAGCGGCCGCTGAGGAGAAAGCTGAAGCGCAGAAAGACTAG